From the Ailuropoda melanoleuca isolate Jingjing unplaced genomic scaffold, ASM200744v2 unplaced-scaffold145, whole genome shotgun sequence genome, the window CAAATGAGACTTGGGTAAGGAGGCTTGGACTCCCCACCCCTGAACACAGACTCCCACACTGTTTTTCAGTACGGTTTGCAAACCTCGGTCCCCAAAGCCTGcggcccctgcagcccctccgTTCTCCTCTTCCAGCGGTGTCTTGGGCACAGGGCTCTGTGAGCTAGACCGGTTGCTTCAGGAACTTAATGCTACCCAGTTCAACATCACAGGTACAAGGTTATGGAGATAGGCCTGGATGGGATGGGGacggggcagggaagggcagagacgGACGGGGAGACTCTTTGCAGAGTAGCCGCTAAAGGGACACAAGCCTTAACTGGGAGGGGGCAGAGTATGGTCCCGTGTCCAgtgcccttctttcctctccGCAGATGAAATAATGTCTCAGTTCCCATCAAGCAAGGAGACTGCAGGGGAACAGAAGGAGGACCAATCTGAGGACAAAAAAAGGCCCAGCCTGTGAGTTTGACATAGTTGGCGGAGCTGGGAGAGATGTGTTGCATACCTGAGTTACTGGAGGACAGCATGCTTTACTCTGGGGGGCTCTGAGCTGACACAAATTGTGTTCTTCACAGCCCTCCCAGCCCATCCCCGGTTCTCCCAAAGCCTTCAGCAACCTCAGCTACCCTGGAGTTGGATAGACTGATGGCTTCCCTGTCTGACTTCCGTGTCCAAAACCATGTGAATCAGGTGGGGTGTGGGCCAGTGTGCATTTGTGGCTTCCCAACCCCTTGGAGAACCTTCCACACCTGCTGCCTTGCTGACTCAACTCTCATGTCCTCCTCGCTGCAGCTTCCAGCCTCTGGATCAACGCAGCCACCAGTGCCAAGCTCTGTGAATGAGGGCTCCCCATCCTCGCCGGGGCCGGCTAGCAAAGGCAGCCTGGACACCATGCTGGGGCTGCTGCAGTCCGACCTCAGCCGCCGTGGTGTTCCCACCCAGACCAAGGGTCTCTGTGGCTCCTGCAATAAACCCATTGCTGGGCAAGTAAGTGGAGCCCTGTGGGGGGGCGGGTAGAGACCCTTGGACCCATCCTTACTGAAAGCCAGACTTTGTGCTGTTTGCTTTTGATAAATGACTGGGAAGTGGGTATTACCATCgttcatattttacagatgaggagactaagaCTCTGAGTCACACAGCACGTAAGTGGCAGGATGAGAATTCCAATCCAGTTACCATTCATTGTGGTTCCGTGGTGTGCAGGCACTGTATTAGCTCCTTTACAAACCTCCGTCTCACTTAGTCTTCACAAAAGACTAGCACCTCTTGGGCACCAACAAAGACCGTTTCTCCTCCCCC encodes:
- the LOC100479439 gene encoding transforming growth factor beta-1-induced transcript 1 protein, translating into MEDLDALLSDLETTTSHMPRSGAPKERSPEPLAAPLPYGHQPQTGSGESSGASGDKDHLYSTVCKPRSPKPAAPAAPPFSSSSGVLGTGLCELDRLLQELNATQFNITDEIMSQFPSSKETAGEQKEDQSEDKKRPSLPPSPSPVLPKPSATSATLELDRLMASLSDFRVQNHVNQLPASGSTQPPVPSSVNEGSPSSPGPASKGSLDTMLGLLQSDLSRRGVPTQTKGLCGSCNKPIAGQVVTALGRAWHPEHFICGGCSMALGGSSFFEKDGAPFCPECYFERFSPRCGLCNQPIRHKMVTALGTHWHPEHFCCVSCGEPFGDEGESLAP